The Patescibacteria group bacterium sequence AAGAGATTACTTTATCGCCGACTTTCAAACCATCGGGGGCTAAAATATATCTTCTTTCGCCATCTGGATAAAGCACCAAGGCAATATTAGCATTTCTGTTTGGGTCATACTCCAAATGTTCTACTTTGGCTGGCATATCAAATTTTTCTCTCTTGAAATCAACCAATCTAATCATCCTTTTGGCTCCGCCGCCTTTGTGCCTAACTGAAATTTTGCCCTGGTTGTTACGTCCAGAATATTTTTTTCTTTTGGTAACCAAATATCTCTCAGGACGTTTCTTGGATAATTCCTTATTGATTACTACGCTAGTCCTACGACGAGCTGGAGTGGTTGGTTTGTAAACTTTAATTGGCATGATTAGATATATTAAATTCCTTCATAAAGCTTGATACTGTCACCTTTTTTCAAAGTAACAATAGCTTTTTTTGTGTCACTTTTGCGACCAAATTTTCGACCAAAGCGGACACTCTTACCTTTTTGATTAACAATATTTACGCTTACCGGAATTACTCCATAAGCTTCTTCAATTGCTTTTTTTATTTGTACTTTGTTGGAAAATCCGGCTACTTCAAAAGTATATTTGTTTAAAGATGCACCAATAGTAGCTTTTTCAGAAATAACGGGTTTAATAAGTACACGATAGGCAGCCTTGGCAACTTTATTGTCAACAGCCCTAGCTACTT is a genomic window containing:
- the rplW gene encoding 50S ribosomal protein L23, which gives rise to MGLFNKKNTEAKKEADKKPEKKTVVKKSDNVKKDIGKVARAVDNKVAKAAYRVLIKPVISEKATIGASLNKYTFEVAGFSNKVQIKKAIEEAYGVIPVSVNIVNQKGKSVRFGRKFGRKSDTKKAIVTLKKGDSIKLYEGI